From Pseudomonas vanderleydeniana, the proteins below share one genomic window:
- a CDS encoding CitMHS family transporter: protein MLTVLGFSMVTCFMYLIMTKRLTALVALIVVPIVFALIGGFYAGLGAMMLNGIKTLAPTGVMLTFSILYFGIMIDAGLFDSLVRCILKIVKGDPLKVLVGTTILTMLVSLDGDSSTTYMIVIAAFLPLYQRLGMSVLGLTCVVNIANGIMNISPWGGPTARAAAALHVDAMDIFLPMVPSMLLGCGCLLLIAIMLGRRERARLGVIAVDDFHNGAIALGNGSHEECDRNRRPRMFLPNLLLTATMIGLLVMGAVPIQVLFMVGFAIAVMLNYPHLEQQKERIGAHAGNVLAVTSVIFAAGIFTGILSGTGMVDAMAKGMLAVIPDAFGPYLAVFTALVSIPFTFFMSNDAFYFGILPVLAQTAATYGITPLEIARASVVGQPVHLLSPLVPSLYLLVALAKVDLGDHQRFALKWALLVSMVMLVGGVMFGAFPLYHTAS, encoded by the coding sequence CTGCTGACCGTACTCGGTTTTTCGATGGTCACCTGTTTCATGTACCTGATCATGACCAAGCGGCTTACCGCGCTGGTTGCCCTGATCGTGGTGCCCATCGTGTTTGCCCTGATCGGTGGCTTCTATGCCGGCCTGGGCGCAATGATGCTCAATGGCATCAAGACGTTGGCGCCTACCGGCGTCATGCTGACTTTTTCGATTCTTTACTTCGGCATCATGATCGACGCGGGTCTGTTCGATTCACTGGTGCGTTGCATTCTGAAGATCGTAAAAGGCGATCCCCTCAAGGTGCTGGTCGGGACCACTATCCTGACGATGTTGGTGTCGCTCGACGGCGATAGCTCCACCACCTACATGATCGTGATTGCCGCATTCCTTCCGCTGTATCAGCGTTTGGGAATGAGCGTTCTCGGGTTGACCTGTGTGGTCAACATTGCCAACGGCATCATGAATATCTCCCCATGGGGCGGCCCGACCGCACGCGCTGCCGCTGCGCTGCATGTCGATGCGATGGATATATTCCTGCCTATGGTGCCGTCGATGTTGCTGGGCTGTGGGTGCTTGCTGCTCATTGCGATCATGCTGGGACGGCGTGAGCGTGCACGGCTGGGGGTGATTGCAGTGGACGATTTCCACAACGGTGCAATTGCCTTGGGTAATGGCTCGCATGAAGAATGCGATCGTAACCGTCGCCCGCGCATGTTCCTGCCAAACCTCCTGCTCACCGCCACGATGATTGGCCTTTTGGTGATGGGCGCGGTACCGATTCAGGTGCTGTTCATGGTCGGCTTCGCCATTGCGGTGATGCTCAACTACCCACATCTGGAGCAGCAGAAAGAGCGGATCGGCGCCCACGCCGGTAACGTTCTTGCCGTGACGTCGGTGATTTTCGCCGCAGGCATCTTCACCGGCATTCTTTCCGGTACTGGGATGGTCGATGCGATGGCGAAGGGAATGCTGGCTGTTATTCCGGATGCCTTCGGACCTTATCTGGCGGTCTTTACCGCACTGGTCAGCATCCCCTTCACCTTCTTCATGTCTAACGATGCCTTCTACTTCGGCATCCTGCCGGTGCTTGCCCAGACTGCGGCTACCTATGGCATCACGCCTTTGGAAATCGCTCGGGCTTCGGTGGTGGGGCAGCCGGTCCACTTGCTCAGCCCACTGGTGCCTTCGCTCTACCTGCTGGTGGCATTGGCCAAAGTCGACCTGGGTGACCACCAGCGCTTTGCTTTGAAGTGGGCGCTCTTGGTGAGCATGGTCATGTTGGTAGGTGGCGTGATGTTCGGAGCGTTCCCGCTCTATCACACAGCTTCGTGA
- a CDS encoding MFS transporter, with amino-acid sequence MPYRRAWIAVFLFSLAMINYMDRIALSIAAKPIAEEFNLSAVGMGYLFSSFIWSYALFLIPVGLLIDRYGAKRIGGIGILVWSAATALTGAAMSFASLLAARLVMGAGESVSNPVGAKVIREWIPSQERGTVTAVFNSGSYAGPAICSIVLAMLVASVGWRWSFVIAGGVGFVWLLAWYLFYGKPEEVKWLSDQERKTILDSRSGGGNAGGVAVAAYGLKRLLKTPTLWGLALTQGCNVYTQYLFLTWLPSYLQQERHLTLEKSGLVTAIPYAAAVVLCIALGKLSDWYLTRGGGVSSGKRRNVIAFAMVVASCILLVPFAGSTVTLVLISSLTLAGIASTTSLNFSLLNDLLPSAGDVGRAMAFVVVGGNLFGMAAPIVTGYVIEATGSYSWAFMIAGILLVAGAVIALTMTRKPMVPRAVESEPHLEMSPQKA; translated from the coding sequence ATGCCGTACCGTAGAGCCTGGATTGCTGTATTTCTGTTCTCTCTGGCGATGATCAATTACATGGACCGTATAGCCCTGTCCATCGCTGCCAAACCAATCGCCGAGGAATTCAATCTCAGTGCAGTCGGCATGGGATACCTCTTTTCCTCATTTATCTGGAGTTACGCGCTCTTCCTGATCCCTGTTGGTCTGCTGATCGATCGCTATGGTGCAAAGCGCATCGGTGGTATTGGCATTCTTGTCTGGTCGGCGGCTACGGCGCTGACCGGTGCGGCGATGAGTTTTGCGTCGCTCCTGGCGGCGCGTCTTGTCATGGGGGCGGGTGAATCGGTCAGCAATCCGGTGGGCGCCAAGGTGATCCGGGAGTGGATCCCGAGTCAGGAGCGCGGCACTGTCACCGCTGTTTTCAACAGCGGCTCCTACGCCGGTCCAGCGATTTGCTCGATCGTGCTTGCGATGCTGGTAGCCAGTGTCGGATGGCGCTGGTCCTTCGTGATTGCTGGCGGTGTCGGCTTCGTTTGGCTGTTGGCCTGGTACCTGTTCTACGGCAAGCCCGAAGAGGTGAAGTGGCTCAGCGACCAAGAGCGTAAAACCATCCTGGATTCGCGATCCGGGGGTGGCAACGCCGGTGGGGTGGCAGTGGCGGCTTACGGTCTGAAACGGTTGTTGAAAACTCCGACCCTTTGGGGGCTTGCGCTGACCCAGGGTTGCAACGTGTACACGCAGTATCTCTTTCTAACGTGGTTGCCCAGCTACCTTCAGCAGGAGCGCCACCTGACCCTCGAAAAAAGCGGTCTGGTGACAGCGATTCCTTATGCCGCAGCAGTCGTGCTCTGCATCGCTCTTGGCAAGCTCAGCGACTGGTATCTGACTCGTGGTGGTGGTGTCAGCTCGGGTAAGCGCCGTAACGTGATTGCATTCGCTATGGTTGTTGCCAGCTGCATTCTTTTGGTGCCGTTTGCCGGCAGCACTGTGACGTTGGTGCTGATTTCCTCCCTCACGTTGGCAGGTATTGCGTCCACCACTTCATTGAATTTCTCTCTGCTCAATGATCTGTTGCCAAGCGCAGGCGATGTGGGTAGGGCGATGGCGTTCGTCGTAGTGGGTGGCAACCTGTTCGGTATGGCCGCTCCGATTGTCACGGGTTACGTTATCGAGGCCACCGGGTCGTACAGCTGGGCCTTCATGATTGCGGGTATCTTGCTGGTGGCTGGAGCGGTTATTGCACTGACTATGACTCGTAAACCAATGGTTCCCCGGGCAGTTGAGAGTGAGCCCCATTTGGAAATGAGCCCGCAAAAGGCATAA
- a CDS encoding GntR family transcriptional regulator: protein MNLTPLQARVARDIVAYVRQEQLAAGHHVSELGLAKALKTSRTPIKIALNYLAERGMLNQDRNRGFFLAKPYDDLAEIAQDLSVSIDDPIYQQIAVMRLNGQIPEQFAETDLMRLFNISRYMLRGVLMRIQQEGWIEQRAGQGWQFLPMIDSVEAYEESYSFRAIIEPAGLLAPTFMADTEALARCKKQQQFIADGGYLTMTPQELFESNAQFHETLASFSGNRFHVQTVRRLDQLRRLVEYRQASKRSPRREQAVEHLAILACLERGDRLAAADHMRKHLEQARRHKVAAELFEAVELPVEAAFESA, encoded by the coding sequence ATGAATCTGACGCCACTTCAAGCCCGCGTAGCTCGCGATATCGTTGCCTATGTTCGCCAAGAACAACTGGCGGCGGGGCATCACGTCTCGGAACTGGGACTGGCCAAGGCTTTGAAGACGTCACGGACTCCTATCAAGATCGCTCTGAACTACCTCGCTGAGCGAGGCATGCTGAACCAGGATCGCAACCGCGGCTTTTTCTTGGCGAAGCCGTATGATGATCTGGCCGAAATTGCCCAGGATTTGTCGGTCTCCATCGATGACCCGATCTATCAGCAGATCGCGGTGATGCGACTCAATGGGCAGATTCCCGAGCAGTTCGCAGAGACGGACCTGATGCGTTTATTCAACATTTCACGCTACATGCTCCGTGGTGTGTTGATGCGTATTCAGCAAGAGGGTTGGATCGAGCAGCGTGCAGGTCAGGGCTGGCAGTTTCTGCCGATGATTGACTCGGTCGAAGCCTATGAAGAGAGCTATTCCTTCCGAGCGATCATAGAGCCGGCAGGCCTACTTGCCCCGACGTTCATGGCCGATACGGAAGCATTGGCTCGCTGTAAGAAGCAGCAGCAATTCATTGCAGATGGCGGATACCTGACCATGACGCCTCAGGAGCTGTTTGAATCGAATGCTCAGTTCCACGAGACGCTTGCCAGTTTTTCTGGCAACAGATTTCACGTACAGACAGTTCGCCGACTTGACCAGCTTCGCCGTCTGGTGGAGTACCGGCAGGCCAGCAAGCGTTCGCCACGCCGTGAGCAGGCAGTCGAGCACCTCGCGATTCTTGCCTGTCTTGAGCGAGGTGATCGCCTTGCGGCGGCTGACCATATGCGTAAGCACCTGGAGCAAGCTCGTCGTCATAAAGTCGCAGCGGAGCTGTTCGAGGCAGTTGAGCTGCCCGTTGAGGCTGCTTTTGAGTCGGCCTGA
- a CDS encoding methyl-accepting chemotaxis protein encodes MQGVLLSTLRQIGSSSTQLASAAEELNAVTEEGGRETHRQHLEIEQAATAVTQMSVAIEQVARNAAFTLELTQTSQQKALSGQRSMEQTLTSLASLANDVLSSAREVEGLADQAQGIGKVLEVIRTIAEQTNLLALNAAIEAARAGDAGRGFAVVADEVRALAHRTAQSTREIEEMIGSIQTGTDKAVKAMQLSNTRSQEVLTKAEQASAALETIVENSNEISRQNLQITTATEEQARVARAVDQNILTIRNVSVQNSEGAKQISAASQSLAVLAAELYTMLKKFRTD; translated from the coding sequence ATGCAGGGCGTGCTGCTTTCTACACTCAGGCAAATTGGAAGCAGCTCCACACAGCTGGCGTCGGCAGCGGAAGAACTGAACGCGGTGACTGAAGAAGGCGGACGGGAGACGCACCGCCAGCACCTGGAAATTGAACAGGCCGCAACCGCGGTAACCCAGATGTCGGTGGCAATCGAGCAGGTCGCGCGCAACGCCGCATTCACCCTCGAGCTGACGCAGACCTCACAACAAAAGGCACTCAGTGGCCAACGCTCAATGGAACAAACGCTGACATCGTTGGCGAGTCTGGCAAATGACGTGTTATCCAGCGCCCGAGAAGTCGAAGGACTTGCCGATCAAGCACAAGGTATCGGAAAGGTGTTGGAGGTGATCAGAACGATCGCTGAGCAAACCAACCTCCTAGCGCTCAACGCGGCCATTGAAGCCGCCCGGGCAGGTGATGCAGGCCGAGGCTTTGCAGTCGTCGCCGATGAAGTGCGCGCGCTCGCTCACCGCACCGCCCAATCTACAAGGGAAATCGAGGAAATGATTGGGAGCATTCAGACGGGTACAGATAAGGCAGTCAAAGCGATGCAGCTCAGCAACACCCGTTCGCAAGAGGTGCTGACAAAGGCCGAACAGGCGAGCGCCGCGCTAGAGACCATCGTTGAGAACAGCAACGAGATCAGTCGCCAGAACCTTCAAATCACTACCGCAACCGAGGAACAGGCGCGAGTCGCCCGCGCCGTTGACCAGAACATTTTGACCATACGCAATGTCTCTGTACAAAACTCAGAGGGCGCAAAGCAGATTAGCGCAGCCTCTCAGTCGCTGGCGGTGCTCGCCGCAGAGCTGTACACGATGCTGAAGAAGTTCCGCACAGATTAG
- a CDS encoding TerC family protein — MEWLMSPEIWIAFFTLTALEIVLGIDNIIMIAILVGRMPPHMQARTRFFGLALAMVTRILLLLSITWIMRLTDDLFDVLGHGISGRDLILFFGGLFLLWKSSTEMYQSLEGEEEPEANPKSLAGGFIGTIIQIAIIDIVFSLDSVITAVGMVSNVPVMVAAIIVAVMVMMLCAGTISGFIERHPSLKMLALSFLVVVGTVLIAEAFDVHVPKGYVYFAMAFSLAVEALNIRMRTAHGRKNDPVKRRKDVTGNRSPRS, encoded by the coding sequence ATGGAATGGCTGATGAGCCCCGAGATCTGGATCGCGTTCTTTACCTTGACTGCCCTGGAGATTGTTCTCGGCATCGACAACATCATCATGATTGCGATTCTTGTGGGTCGTATGCCTCCCCACATGCAGGCACGAACCCGTTTTTTTGGATTAGCGTTGGCGATGGTCACGCGCATCCTGTTGCTGCTTTCCATCACTTGGATCATGCGGCTCACCGACGACTTGTTCGACGTGTTGGGCCACGGCATATCTGGACGTGACCTGATCCTCTTCTTCGGGGGTTTATTCCTGCTTTGGAAAAGCAGCACCGAGATGTATCAGAGCCTCGAAGGTGAGGAGGAACCTGAGGCCAATCCGAAAAGCCTGGCCGGTGGCTTCATAGGAACGATCATCCAGATTGCAATTATTGACATTGTCTTCTCATTGGACTCCGTGATCACCGCCGTGGGCATGGTCTCTAACGTGCCCGTGATGGTCGCAGCGATCATTGTCGCCGTGATGGTGATGATGCTCTGCGCGGGAACGATCAGCGGTTTTATTGAGCGCCATCCGAGTTTGAAAATGCTGGCTCTGTCTTTCTTGGTCGTGGTGGGTACCGTTCTGATTGCCGAGGCTTTTGATGTGCACGTGCCCAAGGGCTACGTTTACTTTGCTATGGCGTTTTCGCTGGCAGTAGAAGCACTGAACATCCGCATGCGCACAGCCCATGGCCGCAAAAACGACCCTGTAAAACGGCGCAAGGACGTTACCGGCAACCGATCACCGCGCAGCTAA
- a CDS encoding IS256 family transposase, whose translation MTKPTIALTELVEKGADADLLKQMIQFVAQRMMEFDVEGLCGAGFDVKSPDRTSSRNGYRDRLWQTRAGDVDLKIPKLRQGSYFPGFLEPRRTAEKAMAAVIQEAYIQGVSTRSVDELVKAMGMSGISKSQVSRLAGEIDERVHAFLDRPLEGDWPYLWIDATYVKVREAGRIVSVAVIIAVAVNTNGGREVLGMRVGPSEAEPFWTDFLRSLMRRGLRGVKLVISDAHEGLKAAVSKVFHATWQRCRVHFMRNAMAHVGKGQRTMVAALLRTVFAQDSRTECHQQWRLVAEQLREKYPKIATLMDGCEDEVLAHMAFPKAHRQQLHSTNPLERLNAEIKRRTEVVGIFPNDPAITRLVGAMLLEQNDEWCLQRRYMQLEAFEAVSDNPQAKLSAVIN comes from the coding sequence ATGACCAAGCCCACTATCGCATTGACCGAGTTGGTTGAGAAAGGGGCAGACGCTGATCTGCTCAAGCAAATGATCCAGTTTGTTGCCCAGCGCATGATGGAGTTCGACGTCGAGGGCTTGTGCGGCGCCGGTTTCGACGTCAAAAGCCCAGACCGAACAAGCAGCCGCAACGGCTACCGCGATCGCCTCTGGCAAACTCGCGCTGGCGACGTTGACCTGAAGATCCCCAAGCTGCGCCAGGGCAGCTATTTTCCCGGTTTTCTCGAACCACGACGCACCGCCGAAAAGGCCATGGCAGCCGTGATCCAGGAAGCCTATATCCAGGGCGTTTCGACACGCTCGGTCGATGAACTGGTCAAGGCCATGGGCATGTCCGGCATCTCGAAAAGCCAAGTATCCAGGCTCGCTGGCGAGATCGATGAGCGCGTCCACGCCTTCCTTGATCGACCGCTTGAGGGCGATTGGCCCTACCTGTGGATTGACGCCACCTACGTCAAGGTGCGGGAGGCCGGGCGCATCGTCTCGGTCGCCGTCATAATCGCTGTGGCCGTGAACACCAACGGCGGGCGCGAGGTGCTGGGTATGCGGGTTGGCCCGTCGGAAGCCGAACCGTTCTGGACGGACTTCCTGAGAAGCCTGATGCGGCGCGGGCTGCGGGGTGTGAAGCTGGTGATCTCTGACGCTCACGAAGGGCTCAAGGCCGCTGTTTCCAAGGTGTTCCACGCGACCTGGCAGCGCTGTCGCGTTCACTTCATGCGCAATGCCATGGCCCATGTCGGCAAGGGCCAGCGCACCATGGTAGCGGCCTTGCTGCGCACGGTGTTTGCCCAGGACAGTCGAACCGAATGCCATCAGCAATGGCGGCTGGTGGCTGAACAACTTCGTGAGAAATACCCCAAGATCGCCACGCTCATGGACGGTTGCGAAGATGAAGTGCTGGCGCACATGGCCTTCCCGAAGGCACATCGACAGCAGTTGCACAGCACTAACCCGCTAGAACGGCTAAACGCTGAGATCAAGCGGCGTACCGAAGTGGTGGGCATCTTCCCCAACGATCCGGCGATTACACGGTTGGTTGGGGCGATGCTGCTGGAGCAGAACGACGAGTGGTGCCTGCAACGGCGCTATATGCAGTTGGAGGCCTTCGAGGCGGTCAGCGATAATCCGCAGGCCAAGCTGTCGGCCGTGATCAACTAA
- a CDS encoding protein-glutamate methylesterase/protein-glutamine glutaminase — protein MKNIKVMIVDDSAVVRQVLTSSLSGHGGIEVIGAAADPLFALERMNRNWPDVLVLDVEMPRMDGISFLKKLMAERPTPVVICSTLTEKGAATTMEALAAGAIAIVTKPQGNLRQCLVEATAELVSAIKAASQARLKPIAIAPAVAPRLTADAILPDAGPSAMTRTTERIVALGTSTGGTQALEQVLTALPQVCPGIVIVQHMPEKFTAAFAARLDSLCRIEVREARQGDRVIPGRALIAPGGRHMLLKRSGAQYVVDIVDGPPVSRHKPSVDVLFRSVARAAGANATGIIMTGMGDDGARGLREMYDAGAYTLGQDEASCVVYGMPKEARKLDAVQREIPLEQIPAYMLKGNRP, from the coding sequence ATGAAAAACATCAAGGTGATGATCGTCGACGATTCCGCCGTCGTGCGGCAGGTGTTGACCAGCAGCCTGTCCGGCCATGGCGGTATCGAAGTGATTGGCGCCGCCGCCGATCCGCTGTTCGCCCTAGAGCGCATGAACCGCAACTGGCCGGACGTGCTGGTGCTGGATGTGGAGATGCCGCGCATGGACGGCATCAGTTTCCTGAAAAAGCTGATGGCCGAAAGACCGACCCCCGTGGTGATCTGCTCGACCCTGACCGAGAAAGGCGCTGCGACCACCATGGAAGCCCTTGCCGCCGGCGCGATAGCCATCGTCACCAAGCCCCAGGGCAACCTGCGCCAATGCCTTGTCGAGGCCACCGCAGAGCTGGTGAGTGCGATCAAGGCCGCATCCCAGGCACGCCTCAAGCCAATTGCCATCGCCCCCGCCGTAGCACCCAGGCTCACTGCCGACGCGATACTGCCCGACGCGGGGCCGAGCGCCATGACCCGCACCACCGAACGCATCGTGGCCCTGGGCACCTCCACCGGCGGCACCCAGGCCCTGGAACAGGTGCTCACCGCCCTGCCCCAGGTCTGCCCGGGCATCGTGATCGTCCAGCACATGCCGGAAAAATTCACCGCAGCCTTTGCCGCACGCCTGGACAGCCTGTGTCGTATCGAAGTGCGCGAGGCGCGGCAAGGTGACCGGGTCATCCCCGGGCGCGCCCTCATCGCCCCCGGCGGTCGCCACATGCTACTGAAGCGAAGTGGCGCGCAGTACGTGGTGGACATCGTCGATGGGCCGCCCGTCTCCCGGCACAAACCCTCGGTCGATGTGCTGTTCCGCTCCGTGGCCCGGGCTGCAGGTGCCAATGCCACCGGCATCATCATGACCGGCATGGGTGACGACGGCGCGCGCGGGTTGCGGGAAATGTACGACGCCGGCGCCTATACCCTCGGCCAGGACGAAGCTTCCTGCGTGGTCTATGGCATGCCCAAGGAGGCTCGCAAACTGGACGCGGTGCAGAGGGAGATTCCCCTGGAGCAGATCCCGGCCTACATGCTCAAGGGAAACCGTCCCTGA
- a CDS encoding chemotaxis protein CheD translates to MRKPKGVIEVFLQPGELYFSDRYTRLRTLLGSCVSIVLWHREALLGGMCHYLLPTSCHPDHKPDGRYADGALHQLLREIRMSGTHARDYRIGLFGGGNMLESRNRQHIGQRNVEAGLALLAAHGLACHAQDVGGEGYRNLIFDVWSGSIALRHPNPQHVANRRNEASSS, encoded by the coding sequence ATGCGTAAGCCCAAGGGCGTCATCGAGGTGTTCCTGCAGCCGGGCGAGTTGTATTTCAGCGACCGCTACACGCGCCTGCGCACACTGCTGGGTTCCTGCGTCTCCATCGTGCTCTGGCACCGCGAGGCGCTCCTGGGTGGCATGTGCCACTACCTGTTGCCCACCTCCTGCCACCCGGACCACAAGCCGGACGGTCGCTACGCCGATGGCGCCCTGCATCAGTTGCTGAGAGAAATCCGCATGAGCGGTACCCACGCCAGGGATTACCGGATTGGCCTGTTCGGCGGCGGCAACATGCTGGAAAGCCGCAATCGCCAGCACATCGGTCAAAGAAACGTCGAGGCCGGCCTGGCCCTGCTGGCCGCCCACGGCCTTGCCTGCCATGCCCAGGATGTGGGTGGCGAAGGCTACCGCAACCTGATCTTCGACGTGTGGAGCGGCAGCATTGCACTGCGTCACCCCAACCCTCAGCACGTTGCCAACCGGCGCAACGAGGCCAGCTCATCATGA
- a CDS encoding CheR family methyltransferase, protein MTELSLSNSELQQFRAMIHEIAGIAMSEAKRQLIAGRLSKRLRHFGLGSYGDYYQLLMKDKGEMQMAIDLLTTNETYFFREPKHFEFLREKLVTELRGSGPLRIWSAACSSGEEPYTLALLLASTLQGRPWEILASDISTRILDKARAGLYPLDAAQGIPGDLRQRFCLQGTGRNEGLFTLDASLRQRVQFRQINLNSTLPDVGMFDVIFLRNVMIYFDADTKRQVVQRLRARLRPGGYFLVSHSESLHGITDELESVRPSVYRRPHA, encoded by the coding sequence ATGACCGAACTCAGCCTTTCCAACTCGGAACTCCAGCAGTTTCGCGCAATGATCCACGAGATTGCCGGCATTGCCATGTCCGAAGCCAAGCGCCAGTTGATCGCCGGCCGACTGAGCAAACGCCTGCGTCACTTTGGCTTGGGGAGCTATGGCGACTACTACCAGTTGCTGATGAAGGACAAGGGCGAAATGCAGATGGCCATCGACCTGCTCACGACCAACGAGACCTACTTCTTCCGCGAGCCCAAACATTTCGAGTTCCTGCGCGAGAAGCTGGTTACCGAGCTACGCGGCAGTGGCCCACTGCGTATCTGGAGCGCGGCCTGCTCCAGCGGCGAAGAACCCTATACGCTCGCCCTGCTGCTGGCCAGCACCCTCCAGGGCCGCCCTTGGGAAATCCTCGCCTCGGACATCAGCACCCGTATCCTCGACAAGGCCCGCGCCGGTCTCTACCCCCTGGATGCCGCGCAAGGCATTCCCGGTGACCTGCGCCAACGCTTCTGCCTGCAGGGCACCGGGCGTAACGAGGGCCTGTTCACGCTGGACGCCAGCCTCAGGCAACGCGTGCAGTTCCGCCAGATCAACCTCAACAGCACGCTGCCGGACGTGGGAATGTTCGACGTGATCTTTCTGCGCAACGTGATGATCTACTTCGACGCCGACACCAAGCGCCAGGTGGTGCAACGCTTGCGTGCACGCCTGCGTCCAGGGGGCTACTTCCTGGTCAGCCATTCGGAAAGCCTCCATGGCATCACCGATGAGCTGGAATCCGTGCGGCCTTCGGTCTACCGGAGGCCCCATGCGTAA
- a CDS encoding chemotaxis protein CheW — protein MTSSKMPLAGFNSAPLPEAPQQYLTFTLAEEVFAVGTRSVREIIEYGCLTGVPMLPPSVLGVINLRGGVVPIMDLRQRFGAGPTTIKRRSCIVILEVERGDLRQVMGIVVEAVNAVIEIDAQCVEPPPSFGGHLHTGFINGLAKLDGRLVVMLDMGRALSLDGLQCLAETSQYDGLQQSA, from the coding sequence ATGACCAGCAGCAAAATGCCCCTTGCGGGTTTCAATTCAGCCCCCCTGCCGGAGGCGCCCCAACAGTACCTGACCTTCACCCTGGCCGAGGAAGTGTTCGCCGTCGGCACCCGCAGCGTGCGTGAAATCATCGAGTACGGCTGCCTGACCGGCGTACCGATGCTGCCACCCAGCGTGCTCGGGGTGATCAACCTGCGTGGCGGCGTGGTGCCGATCATGGACCTGCGGCAGCGCTTCGGTGCGGGGCCGACCACCATCAAACGGCGCAGTTGCATCGTGATCCTGGAAGTCGAGCGCGGTGATCTGCGCCAGGTGATGGGTATCGTGGTCGAGGCGGTCAATGCGGTTATCGAGATCGATGCACAGTGCGTGGAGCCGCCCCCCAGCTTCGGCGGCCACCTGCACACGGGGTTCATCAACGGCCTGGCCAAGCTCGACGGCCGCCTGGTGGTGATGCTGGATATGGGCCGGGCCCTGTCGCTGGACGGCCTGCAGTGCCTGGCCGAAACCAGCCAGTACGACGGCCTGCAACAGTCGGCCTGA
- a CDS encoding chemotaxis protein CheW produces the protein MGIDLTLPAAEEQQRQYLTFRVGRDQFGVATRYVREILEFHAITPVPMMPPLVRGVINLRGAVVPIIDLAERFGLGGTELGPRTCIVIVELQDSDEVQLMGALVNSVNAVTEIEPGALRQAPAFGSRIPPEYIEDLARVDERFLTLLRMEQVLSVDQIALLAGQRNTYRQPLI, from the coding sequence ATGGGCATCGATCTCACACTGCCTGCCGCAGAAGAACAACAGCGCCAGTACCTGACCTTCAGGGTAGGTCGCGACCAGTTCGGCGTGGCTACCCGCTACGTGCGGGAGATTCTCGAGTTCCACGCCATCACTCCGGTACCGATGATGCCGCCTCTGGTTCGCGGGGTGATCAATCTGCGTGGCGCCGTGGTCCCGATCATCGATCTGGCCGAGCGCTTCGGACTGGGCGGTACCGAGCTGGGGCCGCGGACCTGCATCGTTATCGTGGAACTGCAGGACAGTGACGAGGTTCAGTTGATGGGGGCCCTGGTGAACTCAGTCAACGCCGTGACCGAGATCGAGCCAGGCGCCCTGCGCCAGGCTCCTGCCTTCGGCAGCCGCATCCCGCCGGAGTACATCGAGGATCTCGCGCGAGTGGACGAGCGCTTCCTTACCCTGCTGCGCATGGAGCAAGTTCTGAGTGTCGACCAGATCGCCCTGCTGGCTGGTCAACGCAATACCTATCGACAGCCCTTGATCTGA